A genomic region of Noviherbaspirillum sp. L7-7A contains the following coding sequences:
- a CDS encoding Dabb family protein, translating to MLKHIVMWKLKDQAEGADRPANAKKMKELLDACAGIVPGMLKFEVALAQPDLEATYDVVLYSEFADRAALDAYQEHPRHVALKPFIGAVREARQCMDYEI from the coding sequence ATGCTCAAGCACATCGTCATGTGGAAGTTGAAGGACCAGGCCGAGGGTGCGGACCGCCCGGCCAATGCGAAGAAGATGAAGGAATTGCTCGACGCCTGCGCCGGCATCGTGCCCGGCATGCTGAAGTTCGAGGTGGCGCTGGCCCAGCCGGACCTGGAAGCGACCTATGACGTGGTGCTCTATTCGGAATTCGCCGACCGTGCTGCGCTCGACGCCTACCAGGAGCATCCCCGGCACGTTGCGCTCAAGCCCTTCATCGGCGCGGTGCGCGAGGCGCGCCAGTGCATGGATTATGAAATTTAG
- a CDS encoding SDR family oxidoreductase, whose translation MRTTQQLFDLKGKTALITGGSRGLGLQIAEALGEQGATLVLSSRKQSDLDEAVAHLKSRGIEASAIAADLSREEAVGPLVAEAMKRLGHIDILVNNAGATWGAPAQDYPTEAWDKVMNLNIRSIFLLSREVGKQSMIPRNYGRIINVASIAGLSGNGPDSMQTIAYNTSKGAVVNFTRTLAGEWGRHNITVNALAPGFFPSKMTRGILEQRGEENLARRAPLQRIGDDEDLKGAALLFASDAGKHITGQILAVDGGVSSVH comes from the coding sequence ATGAGAACCACACAACAGTTATTCGACCTCAAGGGCAAGACCGCCCTGATCACCGGCGGATCGCGCGGCCTTGGGCTGCAGATCGCCGAAGCGCTCGGCGAGCAGGGCGCGACCCTGGTGCTGTCCTCGCGCAAGCAAAGCGACCTCGACGAGGCGGTAGCGCACCTGAAGTCGCGCGGCATCGAAGCCAGCGCCATCGCCGCCGACCTGTCGCGCGAGGAGGCGGTCGGCCCGCTGGTCGCCGAGGCGATGAAGCGCCTGGGCCACATCGACATCCTGGTCAACAATGCGGGCGCCACCTGGGGTGCGCCGGCCCAGGACTATCCGACCGAAGCCTGGGACAAGGTGATGAACCTGAACATCCGCAGCATCTTCCTGCTCTCGCGGGAAGTGGGCAAGCAGTCGATGATCCCGCGCAACTACGGCCGCATCATCAACGTCGCGTCGATCGCCGGCCTGTCCGGCAACGGCCCGGACTCGATGCAGACCATCGCCTACAACACCTCCAAGGGCGCGGTGGTGAACTTCACCCGCACGCTCGCCGGCGAATGGGGCCGCCACAACATCACCGTCAATGCGCTGGCGCCGGGCTTCTTCCCTTCCAAGATGACCAGGGGCATCCTGGAGCAGCGCGGCGAGGAGAACCTGGCCAGGCGCGCGCCGCTGCAGCGCATCGGCGACGATGAAGACCTGAAGGGCGCGGCGCTGCTGTTCGCCTCCGACGCCGGCAAGCACATCACCGGCCAGATCCTTGCCGTTGACGGCGGCGTGTCATCGGTGCACTGA
- a CDS encoding PaaI family thioesterase, translating into MTAFTPKQQPFPAEIPFLHDLGVEFHGMADGRAEIALTLQPRHMNSWHVTHGGVVMTLLDVVMSMAGRSLDPDARGGVTIEMKTSFMEPGGRAGGRIVARGHAFHRSRTMCFCEGELWDGERLVAKSMGTFKYLKRPDAGPRMEHG; encoded by the coding sequence ATGACGGCATTCACCCCGAAACAGCAGCCGTTTCCGGCGGAGATCCCGTTCCTGCACGACCTCGGCGTCGAATTCCACGGCATGGCCGACGGCCGTGCCGAGATCGCGCTGACCCTGCAGCCGCGCCACATGAACAGCTGGCATGTGACCCATGGCGGCGTGGTGATGACGCTGCTGGACGTGGTGATGTCCATGGCCGGCCGCTCGCTCGACCCCGATGCCCGCGGCGGCGTCACCATCGAAATGAAGACCAGTTTCATGGAGCCGGGCGGCCGGGCCGGCGGACGCATCGTCGCCAGGGGTCATGCCTTCCATCGTTCCCGCACCATGTGCTTTTGCGAAGGCGAGCTGTGGGATGGCGAACGGCTGGTGGCCAAGTCCATGGGCACATTCAAGTATCTCAAGCGCCCCGACGCCGGCCCGCGCATGGAGCACGGCTGA
- a CDS encoding NADP-dependent oxidoreductase — MSTYQQIVLASRPQGHVSPDNFRLEQAPVPSITDGQVLIRNHYLSLDPYMRMRMEDVKSYAAPQAIGAVMVGGTVGEVVESRNPKFAVGDKVVGMLGWSEMGVSDGTGLRRVKDGPVPLSAYLGSVGMPGMTAWYGLTQIMQPKAGETIVVSAASGAVGSVVGQLAKLRGCRAVGIAGGPEKCAYVINELGFDACIDYKAGNLAQDLKAATPDGIDAIFENVGGEIFDACIARMNPFGRIALCGLIAGYDGEPMVLNNLRTFLTMRLSMRGFIVSEHPEFWPQGLQELAELVGGGKLKFRESVAEGLAAAPEAFIGLLKGRNFGKQLVKLS, encoded by the coding sequence ATGAGCACCTATCAGCAGATCGTCCTGGCATCCCGTCCACAGGGGCACGTCAGCCCCGACAACTTCCGGCTGGAGCAGGCGCCGGTGCCATCCATCACCGATGGCCAGGTGCTGATCCGCAACCACTATCTGTCGCTCGACCCCTACATGCGCATGCGCATGGAAGACGTGAAGAGCTATGCCGCGCCGCAGGCGATCGGCGCGGTGATGGTCGGCGGCACCGTCGGCGAGGTGGTCGAGTCCAGGAATCCGAAGTTCGCGGTGGGCGACAAGGTGGTCGGCATGCTCGGCTGGTCCGAGATGGGCGTGTCCGACGGCACCGGCCTGCGCAGGGTCAAGGACGGCCCGGTGCCGCTGTCGGCCTATCTCGGCTCGGTCGGCATGCCCGGCATGACCGCCTGGTATGGCCTGACGCAGATCATGCAGCCCAAGGCTGGCGAGACCATCGTGGTGTCGGCCGCCAGCGGCGCGGTCGGCAGCGTGGTCGGCCAGCTGGCCAAGCTGCGCGGCTGCCGTGCCGTCGGCATCGCCGGCGGTCCGGAGAAGTGCGCCTATGTCATCAACGAGCTGGGCTTCGATGCATGCATCGACTACAAGGCCGGCAATCTTGCACAAGACCTGAAGGCGGCCACGCCGGACGGCATCGATGCCATTTTCGAGAACGTCGGCGGCGAGATCTTCGACGCCTGCATCGCCCGCATGAATCCCTTCGGCCGCATTGCGCTGTGCGGCCTGATCGCCGGCTATGACGGCGAGCCCATGGTGCTGAACAACCTGCGCACCTTCCTGACGATGCGGCTGTCGATGCGCGGCTTCATCGTGTCCGAGCATCCTGAGTTCTGGCCGCAGGGCCTGCAGGAGCTGGCTGAGCTCGTGGGCGGCGGCAAGCTGAAGTTCCGCGAGTCGGTGGCCGAAGGGCTGGCCGCTGCGCCGGAGGCATTCATCGGCCTGCTCAAGGGCAGGAATTTCGGCAAGCAGCTGGTCAAGCTATCCTGA
- a CDS encoding glutathione S-transferase family protein produces MTDIILHHYPTSPFAEKVRRVLAWKKLPWKSVIIPIMMPKPDLLPLTGGYRRTPVMQVGADVYCDTALICAVLERIAPSPSLYPAPVAGQARLLAQWADSTLFWTVIPHVFQPAGVQSVLGHLTPEQMQAFSADRAAMRGNAPRMHPGDAAAALQQYLRWLEDMLAHGQPWLLGEEASIADFSAYHCLWFLRNATAVAGILDQFAGLRKWMNSIDALPLAAPEKLGAEGALQIANTSTPATPGAAFVDTHGIAPGTLVTVTPADYAQDPVAGELVAATDSEYAVRRKDDRAGEVVVHFPRIGYQLRRAQ; encoded by the coding sequence ATGACTGACATCATCCTGCACCACTATCCGACATCGCCCTTTGCGGAAAAGGTCAGGCGTGTGCTGGCCTGGAAGAAGCTGCCGTGGAAGTCGGTGATCATCCCGATCATGATGCCCAAGCCGGACCTGCTGCCGCTGACCGGCGGCTACCGCCGCACGCCGGTGATGCAGGTCGGCGCCGACGTCTATTGCGACACCGCGCTGATCTGTGCCGTGCTGGAGCGTATCGCGCCATCGCCCAGCCTGTATCCGGCCCCGGTGGCCGGGCAGGCCAGGCTGCTGGCGCAGTGGGCCGACAGCACCCTGTTCTGGACTGTGATTCCCCATGTGTTCCAGCCGGCGGGCGTGCAAAGCGTGTTAGGCCACCTGACACCGGAGCAGATGCAGGCATTCAGCGCCGACCGTGCCGCGATGCGCGGCAATGCGCCACGCATGCATCCCGGCGATGCGGCGGCGGCGCTGCAGCAGTATCTGCGCTGGCTGGAGGACATGCTAGCGCACGGCCAGCCGTGGCTGCTCGGCGAAGAGGCGAGCATTGCCGACTTCTCGGCCTATCACTGCCTATGGTTCCTGCGCAATGCGACGGCAGTGGCCGGCATCCTCGACCAGTTTGCAGGGTTGCGGAAGTGGATGAACTCCATCGATGCCTTGCCGCTGGCCGCGCCTGAAAAGCTCGGCGCGGAAGGTGCCTTGCAAATCGCGAACACATCTACGCCGGCAACGCCTGGCGCCGCCTTCGTCGACACCCATGGCATTGCGCCGGGCACGCTGGTGACGGTAACGCCGGCCGATTATGCGCAGGACCCGGTGGCCGGCGAACTGGTCGCCGCCACCGACAGCGAATATGCGGTGCGGCGCAAGGACGACCGGGCCGGGGAAGTGGTCGTGCATTTCCCGCGCATCGGCTACCAGCTGCGGCGGGCCCAGTAG
- a CDS encoding SDR family oxidoreductase: protein MHTFENKVAVITGAASGFGREFANIGARLGMKLVLADVQQDALEATRVELAQQGAQVTALRCDVRHAAEVQALADEAMRAFGAVHLLFNNAGVGAGGLVWENTQADWEWVLGVNLWGVIHGVRIFTPLMLECARKDSSYQGHIVNTASMAGLLNAPTMGIYNVSKHAVVSLSESLYQDLKLVDAPIGASVLCPYFVPTGISASHRNRPDDLKQDTPPTASQRAAQAMSDKAVGSGKVSAVQVAEWTFDAIRDDRFYIYSHPGALGNVQQRMEEIIQQNNPGDPYAAAPHIREMLREKLKG from the coding sequence ATGCATACATTCGAGAACAAGGTCGCCGTCATCACCGGCGCAGCAAGCGGCTTCGGCCGGGAATTCGCCAACATCGGCGCGCGGCTGGGCATGAAGCTGGTGCTGGCCGACGTACAGCAGGACGCGCTTGAAGCCACCCGCGTCGAACTGGCCCAGCAGGGCGCGCAGGTGACCGCATTGCGCTGCGACGTGCGCCACGCAGCGGAAGTGCAGGCACTGGCCGATGAGGCAATGCGCGCCTTCGGCGCGGTGCATCTGCTGTTCAACAACGCCGGCGTCGGCGCCGGCGGCCTGGTCTGGGAAAACACGCAGGCTGACTGGGAATGGGTGCTGGGCGTGAACCTGTGGGGCGTGATCCATGGCGTGCGCATCTTCACGCCGCTGATGCTGGAATGCGCCAGGAAAGATTCGAGCTACCAGGGGCACATCGTCAACACCGCATCGATGGCCGGCCTGCTCAATGCGCCGACCATGGGCATCTACAACGTCTCCAAGCATGCCGTGGTGTCGCTGTCGGAGTCGCTGTACCAGGACCTGAAGCTGGTCGACGCGCCGATCGGCGCATCGGTGCTGTGCCCTTACTTCGTGCCGACCGGCATATCGGCTTCGCATCGCAACCGCCCGGACGACCTGAAGCAGGACACGCCGCCCACCGCCAGCCAGCGCGCCGCGCAGGCCATGTCGGACAAGGCGGTCGGCTCCGGCAAGGTGTCGGCGGTGCAGGTGGCGGAATGGACCTTCGATGCCATCCGCGATGACCGCTTCTACATCTATTCCCATCCCGGCGCATTGGGCAATGTGCAGCAGCGCATGGAGGAAATCATCCAGCAGAATAATCCCGGCGATCCCTATGCGGCCGCGCCGCACATCCGCGAGATGCTGCGCGAGAAGCTCAAGGGCTGA
- a CDS encoding alpha/beta hydrolase, with protein MSAAIKTEQFASLSNGTRLHYASAGEPGRPLLLFVHGFPEFWYEWHEQLAEFGQQYYAVAPDLRGFNLSDMPSDPAQYKARLIIDDLRLLIGALGYDRCIMVAHDWGGAIAWSFALAQPELLEKLVIINAPHPYLFMKALANDPAQQAASAYMNWLRAEGSEKALAQNDFAMMEGFLTGMGKSPAPWFSGETRARYHACWSRGLTGGVNYYRASPLHPPTEANAGPARLESQMKPEDFTIRVPTRVIWGESDMALPKSLLDGLEHVVQHLDLVRIPEGSHWVVHEQPARINQLIREFIER; from the coding sequence ATGTCCGCCGCGATCAAGACCGAGCAATTCGCCAGCCTGTCCAATGGCACCCGCCTGCATTACGCCAGCGCCGGCGAACCCGGCCGGCCTCTGCTGCTGTTCGTCCATGGCTTTCCGGAGTTCTGGTACGAGTGGCATGAGCAGCTGGCCGAATTCGGCCAGCAGTACTACGCCGTCGCACCGGACCTGCGTGGCTTCAATTTGTCGGACATGCCGTCCGACCCGGCCCAGTACAAGGCCAGGCTCATCATCGATGACCTGCGCCTGTTGATCGGCGCGCTCGGCTACGACCGCTGCATCATGGTGGCCCATGACTGGGGCGGTGCGATTGCCTGGAGTTTCGCGCTGGCCCAGCCGGAGTTGCTCGAAAAGCTGGTGATCATCAACGCGCCGCATCCCTACCTGTTCATGAAGGCACTGGCAAACGACCCGGCGCAGCAGGCCGCCAGCGCCTACATGAACTGGCTGCGCGCCGAAGGTTCGGAGAAGGCGCTGGCGCAAAACGACTTTGCCATGATGGAAGGCTTCCTGACCGGCATGGGAAAGTCGCCGGCGCCCTGGTTCTCGGGCGAGACCAGGGCCCGGTATCACGCCTGCTGGTCGCGCGGCCTGACCGGCGGTGTCAATTACTACCGCGCCTCGCCGCTGCATCCACCCACCGAAGCCAATGCGGGCCCGGCCCGGCTGGAGTCGCAGATGAAGCCGGAGGATTTCACTATAAGAGTGCCGACCAGGGTGATCTGGGGCGAAAGCGACATGGCGCTCCCCAAGAGCCTGCTGGATGGGCTGGAGCATGTGGTGCAGCACCTGGACCTGGTTCGCATCCCCGAAGGCAGCCACTGGGTAGTGCACGAGCAGCCGGCGCGCATCAATCAGTTGATCCGCGAATTCATCGAGCGCTGA